One part of the Streptomyces lydicus genome encodes these proteins:
- a CDS encoding right-handed parallel beta-helix repeat-containing protein has product MALRQMTYMGCVAAVLAGGLGAAAPCDADSRLVVRPGESIQRAVDRARPGDTIILRPGVYRESVLIDKSRLRLVGAGKKTVITPAGTRAENACGQDGSGICVLSRDKRPLRDVSIRSLTVEGFKRNGIWASGTDRMSVHEVTARRNGVWGIAQEKSTRGVIRDNYVTGNGDSGIFLANTVKEEGGATDTRGALISQNRLTRNRIGVTVRRVRNLTVSHNTMTGNCGGVFIVGDESRPRAGALTVRDNDISRNNKHCPATKRLPFLQGSGIVLTGTERALVRHNLIKDNRGRSPLSGGVVLFHSFVNALNERNVIVDNIVLRNKPADLLNKDAAGKGNRFIRNVCRTSEPARLC; this is encoded by the coding sequence ATGGCGCTACGACAGATGACATACATGGGCTGCGTCGCGGCGGTGCTGGCCGGCGGACTGGGCGCGGCCGCCCCCTGCGACGCCGACAGCCGGCTCGTCGTCCGCCCCGGCGAATCGATCCAGCGCGCGGTGGACCGGGCGCGGCCGGGCGACACGATCATCCTGCGGCCGGGGGTCTACCGCGAGAGCGTGCTGATCGACAAGTCCCGGCTGCGCCTCGTCGGCGCGGGCAAGAAGACCGTGATCACGCCGGCCGGCACCCGGGCGGAGAACGCCTGCGGGCAGGACGGCAGCGGCATCTGCGTCCTCAGCCGCGACAAGCGTCCCCTCCGGGACGTCAGCATCCGCTCGCTGACCGTCGAGGGCTTCAAACGGAACGGCATCTGGGCCTCCGGCACCGACCGGATGTCCGTCCACGAGGTGACCGCCCGCAGGAACGGCGTGTGGGGCATCGCGCAGGAGAAGTCCACCCGCGGGGTGATCCGGGACAACTACGTCACCGGCAACGGCGACTCGGGCATCTTCCTCGCCAACACGGTCAAGGAGGAGGGCGGTGCCACCGACACCCGCGGTGCGCTGATCAGCCAGAACCGCCTCACCCGCAACCGGATCGGGGTCACGGTGCGACGGGTCAGGAACCTGACGGTCAGCCACAACACCATGACCGGCAACTGCGGCGGGGTCTTCATCGTCGGCGACGAGTCGCGTCCCCGGGCCGGCGCGCTGACCGTACGGGACAACGACATCTCCCGGAACAACAAGCACTGCCCCGCCACCAAGCGGCTGCCCTTCCTCCAGGGCTCCGGCATCGTCCTCACCGGCACCGAGAGGGCGCTGGTACGGCACAACCTGATCAAGGACAACCGCGGCAGGTCCCCGCTGTCCGGCGGCGTCGTCCTCTTCCACAGCTTCGTCAACGCGCTGAACGAACGCAATGTCATCGTCGACAACATCGTGCTGCGCAACAAGCCCGCGGACCTGCTGAACAAGGACGCCGCGGGCA